A part of Propioniciclava coleopterorum genomic DNA contains:
- a CDS encoding branched-chain amino acid ABC transporter permease has translation MDLFIQQLINGLSLGALYALIAVGYTVVYGIVQLINFAHGEVFMMGAFGAYTTWMLMGSPTKVSVGFALGIMLPAMILGGVLVSVVTALLMERFAYRPLRNAPRLAPLISAIGLSIALQEAVRLFYGRIPGFPDSRRAIPFPVIEGLTGRSLQLGGVTIQFSAIFTLGALFVCATVLWWFVNKTRMGRAMQATSQDADTARLMGINVDRAIATAFAVGAALAAVAGVAHGLRYNNIDFQMGFMAGMKAFTAAVLGGIGNINGAVVGGLVLGVVEAMATTYIPGQFGSSAWKDVWAFAILILVLVFRPQGLLGAKVVDRA, from the coding sequence ATGGACCTTTTCATCCAGCAACTCATCAACGGGCTCAGCCTGGGCGCGCTCTACGCGCTGATCGCGGTTGGGTACACCGTCGTGTACGGCATCGTGCAGCTGATCAACTTCGCCCACGGTGAGGTCTTCATGATGGGCGCGTTCGGCGCCTACACCACCTGGATGCTGATGGGCTCGCCGACGAAGGTGTCGGTGGGCTTCGCGCTCGGCATCATGCTCCCGGCGATGATCCTGGGGGGCGTCCTGGTCTCGGTGGTGACCGCGTTGCTGATGGAGAGGTTCGCCTACCGGCCACTGCGCAACGCGCCGCGCCTGGCGCCCCTCATCTCCGCGATCGGCCTGTCGATCGCCCTGCAGGAGGCCGTCCGGCTGTTCTACGGGCGGATCCCCGGCTTCCCCGACAGCCGCCGCGCGATCCCCTTCCCGGTCATCGAGGGCCTGACCGGCCGCTCGCTGCAACTGGGCGGGGTGACGATCCAGTTCTCCGCGATCTTCACCCTCGGCGCGCTCTTCGTCTGCGCCACCGTCCTGTGGTGGTTCGTGAACAAGACCCGGATGGGTCGCGCCATGCAGGCGACCAGCCAGGACGCCGACACGGCGCGGCTGATGGGCATCAACGTCGACCGCGCCATCGCCACCGCGTTCGCCGTCGGTGCCGCGCTGGCCGCCGTCGCGGGCGTCGCGCACGGCCTGCGCTACAACAACATCGACTTCCAGATGGGCTTCATGGCCGGCATGAAGGCCTTCACCGCCGCCGTGCTGGGCGGCATCGGCAACATCAACGGCGCCGTCGTCGGCGGCCTGGTGCTCGGCGTCGTGGAGGCCATGGCCACCACGTACATCCCCGGCCAGTTCGGCAGTTCGGCCTGGAAGGACGTCTGGGCGTTCGCGATCCTGATCCTGGTGCTGGTGTTCCGACCCCAGGGCCTCCTGGGTGCGAAGGTGGTGGACCGCGCATGA
- a CDS encoding DEAD/DEAH box helicase has translation MRFLYASRLGGILADEMGLGKTVQALGLAQALHEEGELTRPMLVVAPTSVLGTWEHEAATFAPDLRVVAVTETEKRRGEPVAERAADADIVLTSYTLLRLEAEQYQAIDWSVVLLDEAQFVKNRAAQAHKAVRRLRARSKIALTGTPLENNLMDLWSMLSITAPGLFPDPKSFTTVFRKPIEDGSPDALARLHRRIRPLILRRTKSAVAAELPDKQEQVVAVELGPQHRRLYDRYLARERQKVLGLVDDLARNRITILRSLTLLRQLCLAPKLIDEELPAASAKIDTLLDSLTEVISAGHRALVFSQFTGFLGLVRKRLEEEGIAYEYLDGRTRDRGARIASFREGDAPVFLISLKAGGFGLTLTEADYVFILDPWWNPAAENQAIDRTHRIGQDKPVNVYRLVAADTIEEKVVALQERKRQLFDQVVGTASDAAAPLTGDDIRGLLSSDDDAA, from the coding sequence CTGCGGTTCCTGTACGCGTCCCGGCTGGGCGGGATCCTGGCCGACGAGATGGGCCTGGGCAAGACCGTGCAGGCCCTCGGGCTGGCCCAGGCGCTGCACGAGGAGGGGGAGCTGACCCGCCCGATGCTCGTCGTCGCCCCGACGTCGGTGCTCGGCACCTGGGAGCACGAGGCCGCCACGTTCGCGCCCGACCTGCGGGTGGTCGCCGTCACCGAGACGGAGAAGCGGCGCGGCGAGCCGGTCGCCGAACGGGCCGCCGACGCCGACATCGTGCTGACCTCGTACACGCTGCTGCGCCTGGAGGCCGAGCAGTACCAGGCGATCGACTGGTCGGTCGTCCTGCTCGACGAGGCGCAGTTCGTCAAGAACCGCGCCGCGCAGGCGCACAAGGCCGTCCGGAGGCTGCGCGCCCGCAGCAAGATCGCGCTGACCGGCACGCCGCTGGAGAACAACCTGATGGACCTGTGGTCGATGCTGTCGATCACCGCGCCGGGCCTGTTCCCCGACCCGAAGTCCTTCACCACCGTCTTCCGCAAGCCGATCGAGGACGGCAGCCCGGACGCCCTGGCGCGCCTGCACCGCCGGATCCGGCCCCTGATCCTGCGCCGCACCAAGAGCGCGGTGGCGGCCGAGCTGCCGGACAAGCAGGAGCAGGTCGTCGCGGTCGAGCTCGGCCCGCAGCACCGCCGCCTGTACGACCGCTACCTGGCCCGCGAGCGGCAGAAGGTGCTGGGTCTGGTCGACGACCTGGCCCGCAACCGGATCACCATCCTGCGCTCGCTCACGCTGCTGCGGCAGCTGTGCCTGGCGCCGAAGCTCATCGACGAGGAGCTTCCCGCGGCGTCGGCGAAGATCGACACCCTCCTGGACTCGCTCACCGAGGTGATCTCCGCGGGGCACCGCGCTCTCGTCTTCAGCCAGTTCACCGGCTTCCTGGGCCTGGTGCGCAAGCGGCTCGAGGAGGAGGGGATCGCGTACGAGTACCTCGACGGACGCACCCGCGACCGCGGCGCGCGGATCGCGTCCTTCCGCGAGGGCGACGCGCCCGTCTTCCTCATCAGCCTCAAGGCGGGCGGCTTCGGCCTGACGCTCACCGAGGCCGACTACGTGTTCATCCTGGACCCGTGGTGGAACCCCGCCGCGGAGAACCAGGCCATCGACCGGACGCACCGCATCGGCCAGGACAAGCCCGTCAACGTCTACCGGCTCGTCGCCGCCGACACCATCGAGGAGAAGGTGGTCGCGCTGCAGGAGCGCAAGCGGCAGCTGTTCGACCAGGTGGTCGGGACGGCCTCGGACGCCGCCGCGCCGCTCACCGGCGACGACATCCGCGGGCTGCTCAGCAGCGACGACGACGCGGCCTGA
- a CDS encoding bile acid:sodium symporter family protein: MSEPPKTTLNRTPEDRSATVAVTVFPLLVLAAAAFGYFAAPTAKTLAPHVNTLLMVIMFGMGLTLKVSDFKLVLTRPLPILIGVVAQYAIMPLVGLGVALALQLPPDLAAGVILVGCAPGGTASNVVSYLAKADTALSVTMTSVSTLLAPILTPALTLLLAGQFMAVDGAGMALSILQIVLIPVLGGLVLRLLLPRVFEPLLPAMPWISVVAISGVVAAVVSGSADKVISAGLIVFAAVVLHNGLGYLLGYGAGRLFKLPPRSCRTVSIEVGMQNSGLAAGLAAQYFNPVAALPGAVFSIWHNLSGAMLAMYYRRSADRAQARDAEPVAS; this comes from the coding sequence GTGAGCGAGCCCCCGAAGACCACCCTGAACCGCACGCCCGAGGACCGCAGCGCCACCGTCGCGGTGACGGTGTTCCCCCTTCTCGTGCTGGCCGCCGCAGCCTTCGGCTACTTCGCGGCGCCCACCGCCAAGACGCTGGCGCCCCACGTCAACACCCTGCTGATGGTCATCATGTTCGGCATGGGCCTGACGCTGAAGGTGTCCGACTTCAAGCTGGTGCTGACCCGGCCGCTGCCCATCCTGATCGGTGTGGTGGCCCAGTACGCGATCATGCCGCTCGTCGGGCTGGGCGTCGCGCTGGCGCTGCAACTGCCGCCCGATCTTGCGGCCGGCGTCATCCTGGTCGGCTGCGCGCCGGGCGGGACGGCCTCCAACGTCGTGAGCTACCTCGCCAAGGCGGACACCGCGCTGTCGGTGACGATGACCTCGGTCTCCACGCTGCTCGCGCCGATCCTGACCCCCGCCCTCACCCTGCTGCTGGCCGGCCAGTTCATGGCCGTGGACGGGGCGGGGATGGCGCTGAGCATCCTGCAGATCGTGCTGATCCCCGTGCTGGGCGGGCTCGTGCTGCGATTGCTGTTGCCCCGGGTGTTCGAGCCGCTGCTGCCCGCGATGCCCTGGATCTCGGTGGTCGCCATTTCGGGCGTGGTCGCGGCTGTGGTCTCCGGCTCGGCCGACAAGGTCATCAGCGCCGGCCTGATCGTGTTCGCGGCCGTCGTGCTGCACAACGGGCTGGGCTACCTGCTCGGGTACGGCGCGGGCCGACTGTTCAAGCTCCCGCCGCGCTCGTGCCGCACCGTCTCGATCGAGGTCGGCATGCAGAACTCCGGGCTCGCCGCGGGCCTGGCCGCCCAGTACTTCAACCCGGTGGCCGCGCTGCCCGGCGCGGTGTTCTCGATCTGGCACAACCTGTCCGGCGCGATGCTGGCGATGTACTACCGCCGCAGCGCCGACCGCGCGCAGGCACGCGACGCCGAGCCCGTCGCCTCCTGA
- a CDS encoding branched-chain amino acid ABC transporter substrate-binding protein has translation MNRRLAAAGISGLLIASLTLAGCGQRSAEPTAGATQGGGKKIAKIGLIAPLSGGLSAMGAGMRNSVDLAVKQANESGAIPGWELQFVSEDDQASPDAGKNAATKLTGDKDVVGVVGPLNSSVGQAIQPIFESAGIALVSPANTNPSLTKGADLANPKRAYTTYFRTCTTDDVQGPFAAKYLLDQGIKQVATINDKKAYGQGLASAFATAFKASGGDVVGEETINPDDKDFSAVISKVKAAGPAAVYYGGEYPQAGPLSQQMKAAGLNVPLMGGDGIFDPAFIELAGATSNGDLATSVGAPAESLASAKAFLDAYGKGGYKESYGAYGMYSYDAAQSIIEALKVSLKDAKDATSARKGTVEALGKVSFNGASGAVAFNEFGDSKARVLTVYKVEGGAWKADKTEDFK, from the coding sequence GTGAATCGACGTCTCGCCGCGGCCGGCATCTCCGGCCTGCTCATCGCCTCTTTGACACTCGCCGGCTGTGGGCAGCGCAGCGCCGAGCCGACCGCCGGGGCAACCCAGGGCGGTGGCAAGAAGATCGCCAAGATCGGCCTCATCGCGCCGCTGTCGGGCGGCCTGTCCGCGATGGGCGCCGGCATGCGCAACTCGGTCGACCTGGCGGTCAAGCAGGCCAACGAGTCCGGCGCGATCCCCGGCTGGGAGCTCCAGTTCGTCTCCGAGGACGACCAGGCCAGCCCCGACGCCGGCAAGAACGCGGCCACCAAGCTCACCGGCGACAAGGACGTCGTCGGTGTCGTCGGCCCGCTGAACTCCTCGGTCGGCCAGGCGATCCAGCCCATCTTCGAGTCCGCGGGCATCGCGCTGGTGTCCCCGGCCAACACCAACCCGTCGCTGACCAAGGGCGCCGACCTGGCGAACCCGAAGCGCGCCTACACCACCTACTTCCGCACCTGCACCACCGACGACGTCCAGGGTCCGTTCGCGGCGAAGTACCTCCTCGATCAGGGCATCAAGCAGGTCGCCACGATCAACGACAAGAAGGCCTACGGCCAGGGCCTGGCGTCGGCCTTCGCGACGGCGTTCAAGGCCAGCGGCGGCGATGTGGTCGGCGAGGAGACCATCAACCCCGACGACAAGGACTTCTCCGCGGTCATCTCCAAGGTCAAGGCGGCCGGTCCCGCGGCCGTCTACTACGGCGGCGAGTACCCGCAGGCCGGCCCGCTGAGCCAGCAGATGAAGGCCGCAGGCCTGAACGTCCCCCTCATGGGCGGCGACGGCATCTTCGACCCGGCGTTCATCGAGCTCGCCGGTGCGACCTCCAACGGCGACCTCGCGACGTCGGTCGGCGCCCCCGCCGAGTCGCTGGCCTCGGCCAAGGCCTTCCTGGACGCCTACGGCAAGGGCGGCTACAAGGAGAGCTACGGCGCCTACGGCATGTACTCCTACGACGCGGCCCAGTCCATCATCGAGGCCCTCAAGGTCAGCCTGAAGGACGCCAAGGACGCCACCTCGGCCCGTAAGGGCACCGTCGAGGCGCTCGGCAAGGTCTCGTTCAACGGCGCCTCCGGCGCGGTCGCGTTCAACGAGTTCGGCGACAGCAAGGCCCGCGTCCTGACCGTCTACAAGGTCGAGGGTGGGGCCTGGAAGGCCGACAAGACCGAGGACTTCAAGTAA
- a CDS encoding NUDIX hydrolase translates to MATPDFILDLRAAVGTRMLWLSGVTVGVHREGPDGREWLLVRSAESGAWSPVTGIIDPGEHPWEAASREVLEEAGVTAEVERLVWQDVTDVVTYGNGDQTQYINHTFLARAVSGEPHPADGENTEAAFFRPDSFPELGDQHARAMRVLLADRPECGLGPMPTI, encoded by the coding sequence ATGGCGACCCCCGACTTCATCCTCGACCTGCGCGCGGCGGTCGGCACCCGCATGCTGTGGCTCTCCGGGGTCACCGTCGGCGTGCACCGGGAGGGGCCGGACGGCCGGGAGTGGCTGCTGGTCCGCAGCGCCGAGTCGGGCGCCTGGTCGCCGGTCACCGGGATCATCGACCCGGGCGAGCACCCCTGGGAGGCGGCGTCCCGCGAGGTGCTCGAGGAGGCCGGGGTGACCGCCGAGGTCGAGCGCCTCGTCTGGCAGGACGTGACCGACGTGGTCACCTACGGCAACGGCGACCAGACGCAGTACATCAACCACACGTTCCTGGCGCGGGCCGTGTCCGGCGAGCCCCACCCCGCCGACGGCGAGAACACCGAGGCCGCGTTCTTCCGGCCGGATTCCTTCCCCGAACTGGGGGATCAGCATGCCCGCGCGATGCGCGTCCTGCTGGCGGACCGGCCCGAATGCGGCCTCGGCCCGATGCCCACGATCTGA
- a CDS encoding branched-chain amino acid ABC transporter permease, giving the protein MSKLNDLLVRWAVPARWVAIVGGLAVMAAAFLPWAYRPEALDDVTYYGEPSLLQWLGFALGLIIVACLALGPFVAAKAPARLRRLLNFNRGAKTAAVASLVYQALAAASAALELGGLVALEPGAWVGVAGAALAAVATRALPAGADPRLRWLKTPSWVQILGIVVVLALVLAAAAYGLGLEDPGAFVTFAAFAGLAVWVAAALGVMGWVSAAAQANRSALVLAAFVVAFVFPFTQDGSDANMSIAAGVLIFAATAMGLNIVVGLAGLLDLGYIAFLGAGAFTAATLSESAFATIGWHPPFPVVMLIAGCVSAILGLIIGSPTLRVSGDYLAIVTLAFGEIFRITMNNLDGTDGPNITRGSNGIPAIPNLNLFGFDFGESHTILGFEIGRFANYYWLLLLVMGLIITVFVNLNKSRIGRGWVAIREDERAAEAMGVNVFGLKLLAFAGGAFLAGVAGSVKAHVDVSVTPDQYIFMESAFLVAGIVLGGMGTVGGVLVGAAILKLLPEKLRFFEDYRLLLFGLLLIVMMRFRPEGLLPDQRRQLEFHADDEELAEEADEAPPGLATAAPAASGEGKA; this is encoded by the coding sequence ATGAGCAAGCTGAACGACCTGCTGGTCCGGTGGGCCGTCCCGGCCCGCTGGGTGGCCATCGTCGGCGGGCTCGCCGTGATGGCGGCCGCGTTCCTGCCGTGGGCCTACCGCCCCGAGGCGCTCGACGACGTCACCTACTACGGCGAACCGTCGCTGCTGCAGTGGCTCGGCTTCGCGCTGGGCCTGATCATCGTCGCCTGCCTGGCGCTGGGGCCGTTCGTCGCGGCCAAGGCGCCCGCGCGGCTGCGGCGCCTGCTGAACTTCAACCGCGGCGCCAAGACGGCCGCGGTGGCGTCCCTGGTCTACCAGGCGCTGGCGGCGGCGTCGGCCGCGCTCGAACTGGGCGGCTTGGTCGCGCTCGAACCGGGCGCCTGGGTCGGCGTCGCCGGCGCCGCGCTCGCCGCCGTCGCGACCCGGGCGCTGCCCGCGGGGGCCGACCCGCGCCTTCGCTGGCTCAAGACGCCCTCCTGGGTGCAGATCCTCGGCATCGTCGTCGTCCTGGCGCTCGTGCTGGCCGCGGCCGCCTACGGGCTGGGCCTGGAGGACCCGGGCGCGTTCGTCACCTTCGCGGCCTTCGCCGGCCTGGCCGTCTGGGTCGCGGCGGCGCTCGGCGTCATGGGCTGGGTGAGCGCCGCCGCGCAGGCCAACCGGTCGGCGCTGGTGCTCGCGGCGTTCGTGGTGGCGTTCGTGTTCCCGTTCACCCAGGACGGCTCGGACGCCAACATGTCGATCGCGGCCGGCGTCCTGATCTTCGCCGCCACCGCGATGGGCCTCAACATCGTCGTCGGCCTGGCAGGCCTGCTCGACCTGGGCTACATCGCCTTCCTCGGCGCGGGCGCCTTCACGGCCGCCACGCTCAGCGAGTCGGCGTTCGCGACGATCGGGTGGCACCCGCCCTTCCCGGTCGTCATGCTGATCGCCGGCTGCGTGTCCGCGATCCTGGGCCTCATCATCGGCTCGCCGACCCTGCGGGTGTCCGGCGACTACCTGGCCATCGTGACGCTCGCGTTCGGCGAGATCTTCCGCATCACCATGAACAACCTCGACGGCACCGACGGGCCGAACATCACCCGCGGCTCCAACGGCATCCCCGCGATCCCGAACCTGAACCTCTTCGGGTTCGACTTCGGCGAGAGCCACACGATCCTCGGCTTCGAGATCGGACGCTTCGCGAACTACTACTGGCTGCTCCTGCTGGTGATGGGCCTGATCATCACGGTCTTCGTCAACCTCAACAAGTCGCGCATCGGGCGCGGCTGGGTCGCGATCCGCGAGGACGAACGCGCCGCCGAGGCTATGGGAGTCAACGTCTTCGGGCTCAAGCTGCTGGCCTTCGCCGGCGGCGCGTTCCTGGCCGGCGTCGCCGGGTCGGTGAAGGCGCACGTGGACGTGTCGGTCACGCCCGACCAGTACATCTTCATGGAGTCGGCGTTCCTGGTGGCGGGCATCGTGCTCGGCGGCATGGGCACCGTCGGCGGCGTCCTGGTCGGCGCGGCGATCCTGAAGCTGCTGCCCGAGAAGCTGCGCTTCTTCGAGGACTACCGGCTGCTGTTGTTCGGCCTGCTGCTCATCGTCATGATGCGGTTCCGGCCCGAGGGCCTGCTGCCCGACCAGCGCCGGCAGTTGGAGTTCCACGCCGACGACGAGGAACTCGCCGAGGAGGCCGACGAGGCGCCTCCGGGGCTCGCCACGGCCGCGCCCGCGGCGTCCGGGGAGGGGAAGGCATGA
- a CDS encoding PIG-L deacetylase family protein, with protein MPDAMKPEPFPDHDIRRVLAVVAHPDDMEYGWSAVVHHWTAAGVEVAYLLLTHGEAGMQIDPAEVGPLRAAEQRAACDAVGVERLTLLNHADGRLMPTLDLRRDIAREIRTFRPDAVLTMTWDVVAPWGLNQADHRAAGLSTLDGCRDADNTWVFPDLAETGLAKWGPAWLLVGGTSDPNYGIALEPADVDAAVRSLAAHEAYLAALGPDYPAPDDFLRPAFKGQGEALGTEDAYLFTGHRLR; from the coding sequence ATGCCCGATGCGATGAAGCCCGAACCCTTCCCCGACCACGACATCCGCCGCGTGCTCGCGGTGGTCGCCCACCCCGACGACATGGAGTACGGCTGGTCGGCGGTCGTCCACCACTGGACGGCCGCGGGCGTCGAGGTGGCCTACCTGCTGCTCACCCACGGCGAGGCGGGGATGCAGATCGACCCGGCCGAGGTGGGGCCCCTGCGCGCCGCCGAGCAGCGGGCCGCCTGCGACGCGGTGGGCGTCGAGCGACTCACGCTGCTCAACCACGCCGACGGCCGGCTCATGCCGACGCTGGACCTGCGCCGCGACATCGCCCGCGAGATCCGCACCTTCCGGCCCGACGCCGTCCTCACCATGACCTGGGACGTCGTGGCGCCGTGGGGGCTCAACCAGGCCGACCACCGCGCCGCCGGGCTGTCGACGCTCGACGGGTGCCGCGACGCGGACAACACCTGGGTGTTCCCCGACCTGGCCGAGACGGGGCTGGCCAAGTGGGGCCCGGCGTGGCTGCTGGTCGGCGGCACGTCCGACCCGAACTACGGGATCGCGCTGGAGCCCGCCGACGTGGACGCCGCGGTGCGCTCGCTGGCGGCCCACGAGGCCTACCTCGCCGCGCTGGGCCCGGACTACCCGGCGCCCGACGACTTCCTGCGTCCCGCCTTCAAGGGCCAGGGGGAGGCGCTCGGCACCGAGGACGCCTACCTGTTCACCGGCCACCGCCTGCGCTGA
- a CDS encoding SWIM zinc finger family protein has protein sequence MTALPHWISGLTEDGLTRHFGRIVAERGREYQREGRVGRLQVSGDLVMARVRGSGGQVYQSSAVRRDGGPLVATCTCPQRRDCKHAVAVLEQARAQGGDGGWQSALRPLLAGARPATGTLPTGGATGGEGGDEVALQLNETGFGLTLRPLKKGKRHAWVKADASWDDVRERPGTFAAGQREVLLGLIRARERSGYAYGYRPDGLPLDELPPDLWDLLGLAQDRGIPLLSGTDAHRKPLPPVAMPGRFEPTVLVRHAEDGLEVTPTVVGPDGVALAPPRSAFLGHPAHGLALRLDDRLLLGPLTTPLGDAEHDLFVRSGSISVPRAEAGLFTNAYLPELRRRFSVSVADDLGVPEPSPPTLICRVDVGRRHATVGWGWRYRIGERSYDLGLARAATDPPVRDEAAEARLVATLPHGPWSFETADGRADLRPAFLTGRALFGFIADVLPRLADTEGVEVVRNGDVPQYREAAEAPRIELAVTDAPTGDWFNLDVTVTIDGETVPFTELFTALAVGDDHLLLDSGTWFSLDHPELDQLRVVIEEARQLVDRDGDTLHLRPSRPACGRNWSPSVWSPSSRPSGTRPSRPCWTPTRCPRRRCRSGCRPSCAPTRRSATAGCGSCTRPGWAGSWPTRWAWARPCRPSGWPRRCTRRGS, from the coding sequence ATGACTGCACTTCCACACTGGATCTCCGGGCTCACCGAGGACGGCCTCACCCGTCACTTCGGGCGGATCGTCGCGGAGCGCGGCCGGGAGTACCAGCGCGAGGGGCGCGTCGGCCGCCTGCAGGTCTCCGGGGACCTCGTCATGGCTCGGGTCCGCGGCTCGGGTGGGCAGGTCTACCAGTCCTCGGCGGTGCGCCGCGACGGCGGCCCCCTGGTCGCCACGTGCACGTGCCCGCAGCGCCGCGACTGCAAGCACGCCGTCGCGGTCCTGGAGCAGGCCCGCGCCCAGGGCGGCGACGGCGGGTGGCAGTCGGCGCTCCGGCCGCTGCTCGCGGGCGCCCGGCCCGCCACGGGCACCCTGCCCACCGGAGGCGCGACCGGCGGCGAGGGCGGCGACGAGGTGGCCCTCCAGCTCAACGAGACGGGGTTCGGCCTGACGCTGCGTCCCCTGAAGAAGGGCAAGCGGCACGCCTGGGTGAAGGCCGACGCCTCCTGGGACGACGTGCGCGAGCGGCCCGGCACCTTCGCCGCGGGGCAGCGGGAGGTGCTGTTGGGCCTGATCCGCGCCCGCGAGCGCTCCGGCTACGCCTACGGCTACCGCCCCGACGGGCTGCCGCTGGACGAGCTACCCCCCGACCTGTGGGACCTGCTCGGCCTGGCGCAGGACCGCGGCATCCCGCTGCTGTCGGGCACCGACGCGCACCGCAAGCCGCTGCCCCCGGTCGCGATGCCCGGCCGCTTCGAGCCGACCGTGCTCGTCCGGCACGCCGAGGACGGCCTGGAGGTCACCCCGACGGTGGTCGGGCCCGACGGCGTCGCCCTCGCCCCGCCGCGCTCGGCCTTCCTCGGGCACCCGGCGCACGGGCTGGCGCTGCGGCTGGACGATCGCCTGCTGCTCGGGCCCCTCACGACGCCGCTGGGCGACGCCGAACACGACCTGTTCGTCCGGTCGGGGTCGATCAGCGTGCCCCGGGCCGAGGCGGGGCTGTTCACCAACGCCTACCTGCCCGAGCTGCGGCGCCGCTTCAGCGTCAGCGTCGCCGACGACCTCGGCGTCCCGGAGCCGTCGCCGCCGACGCTGATCTGCCGCGTCGACGTCGGACGCCGCCACGCGACGGTCGGCTGGGGCTGGCGCTACCGCATCGGGGAGCGCAGCTACGACCTCGGCCTGGCGCGCGCCGCCACCGACCCGCCCGTCCGGGACGAGGCCGCCGAGGCCCGCCTGGTCGCCACGCTGCCGCACGGGCCGTGGTCGTTCGAGACCGCCGACGGGCGCGCCGACCTGCGGCCCGCGTTCCTCACCGGACGCGCCCTGTTCGGGTTCATCGCGGACGTGCTGCCCCGCCTGGCCGACACCGAGGGCGTCGAGGTCGTCCGCAACGGCGACGTCCCGCAGTACCGCGAGGCGGCCGAGGCGCCGCGCATCGAACTCGCCGTCACCGACGCCCCGACCGGCGACTGGTTCAATCTCGACGTCACCGTCACCATCGACGGCGAGACCGTCCCGTTCACCGAGCTGTTCACCGCCCTGGCCGTCGGCGACGATCACCTGCTGCTCGACTCGGGCACCTGGTTCTCGCTCGACCATCCCGAGCTGGACCAGTTGCGCGTGGTGATCGAGGAGGCCCGCCAGCTCGTCGACCGCGACGGCGACACCCTCCACCTGCGCCCGAGCAGGCCGGCCTGTGGGAGGAACTGGTCTCCCTCGGTGTGGTCGCCGAGCAGTCGGCCGAGTGGCACCAGGCCGTCTCGGCCCTGCTGGACGCCGACGCGCTGCCCGAGGCGCCGCTGCCGCAGCGGCTGCAGGCCCAGCTGCGCCCCTACCAGGAGGTCGGCTACCGCTGGCTGCGGTTCCTGTACGCGTCCCGGCTGGGCGGGATCCTGGCCGACGAGATGGGCCTGGGCAAGACCGTGCAGGCCCTCGGGCTGGCCCAGGCGCTGCACGAGGAGGGGGAGCTGA